A genomic segment from Takifugu rubripes chromosome 20, fTakRub1.2, whole genome shotgun sequence encodes:
- the mettl13 gene encoding eEF1A lysine and N-terminal methyltransferase — MSLLPRTAEEFSSADYWERFFKKRGDKSFEWYGDYNKLCGVLHKYIKIQHKVLVVGCGNSELSEQLYDVGYKQLTNIDISETVVTHMNQRNSERRPDLTFQKVDATETPYDDASFQAALDKGTLDAMASEEEGALARKMLTEVGRVLSVGGRYICITLAQESVIKLAVEHFVQLGWAVRLHCLLEESGIGENSFALPVFVLVCTKFRQPMPSPILEMCIGDDGTPIRLTQVSELLSTVREHQAYSVLKKRLRTGTDASSNVSLTLCHTKTGLPRYTLTVQDCAPGAKVPKSNHFAIFIVPQGSETAWLYSSSEGQKQLAASANFRRLVVVTMHRNQEYTDMQAVQSELSPMVMDLAPPAMPPNQQVPFLSVGGNLGWREEVSRGVSKLSGEYLVENVRGEDGELYRRLIFLSNTAIVQSESRLVSSVTASNSKKKNKKNVKATAAPISSSSLSVESGFLCLSYQEIMVAGLAMLETSPDKNNPVSVLLVGLGGGALAQFLRDFVPNVTVEAVELDPTVLEVATEWFGFRPDDRLTVTIGDGLERISALEKEGGRLFDVIMFDVDNKDSTVGMSGPPPAFVETTFLQKVYNLLTSRGIFILNLVCRNVALREGVLERVNALFPTILLKKIDEDVNEVLLCSRKEKKSPEAICNPPSLNQAARSLQNKLRFDGSGTSSPHIDIVESLKDLKLL; from the exons ATGAGTCTTTTACCTCGCACTGCAGAGGAATTCAGCTCTGCAGACTATTGGGAAAGATTCTTTAAGAAGCGCGGAGACAAGTCTTTTGAGTGGTATGGAGATTACAACAAACTCTGCGGCGTACTCCACAAATATATCAAAATCCAGCATAAG GTGTTGGTGGTTGGTTGTGGTAACTCTGAGCTTAGCGAGCAGCTGTATGATGTTGGCTACAAGCAGTTAACCAATATTGACATAAGTGAGACAGTAGTGACCCATATGAATCAGCGGAATTCAGAACGCCGGCCAGACTTAACCTTTCAGAAGGTGGATGCCACAGAGACTCCATATGATGATGCTAGCTTCCAGGCAGCTTTAGACAAGGGCACATTGGATGCCATGGCATCTGAAGAAGAGGGCGCACTTGCAAGGAAGATGCTGACTGAG GTGGGTCGTGTCTTGAGTGTTGGTGGTCGATACATCTGTATAACATTGGCTCAGGAGAGTGTGATCAAATTGGCTGTGGAACACTTTGTGCAGCTGGGGTGGGCCGTGAGGCTCCACTGCTTGTTGGAGGAAAGTGGCATTGGGGAGAACTCTTTTGCTCTCCCCGTATTTGTTCTGGTTTGCACCAAATTCCGTCAACCGATGCCTTCACCTATTCTGGAGATGTGTATTGGGGACGACGGGACCCCTATTCGCCTTACACAGGTATCGGAGCTGCTGTCAACTGTGAGGGAGCACCAGGCCTACTCAGTCTTGAAAAAAAGACTGCGTACAGGCACAGATGCCAGCTCAAATGTTTCACTCACCCTCTGCCACACCAAGACTGGCCTTCCTAGATACACTCTCACAGTGCAAGACTGTGCCCCAGGTGCCAAGGTGCCAAAGTCAAATcattttgctatttttattg TGCCTCAAGGCAGTGAGACAGCCTGGCTGTACAGCTCCAGTGAGGGTCAAAAGCAGTTAGCAGCTAGTGCTAATTTTCGCCGCCTGGTTGTTGTTACAATGCACAGAAATCAAGAGTACACAGATATGCAAGCTGTCCAGTCAGAACTTTCTCCAATGGTGATGGATCTGGCACCGCCAGCAATGCCACCTAACCAGCAG GTGCCGTTTCTATCAGTTGGAGGTAACCTAGGTTGGCGAGAGGAGGTCAGCAGGGGTGTGAGTAAACTAAGTGGGGAGTATTTGGTGGAGAATGTCAGAGGGGAAGATGGAGAGTTGTATAGGAGACTCATTTTCCTGTCCAATACTGCCATCGTTCAGTCCGAGAGCCGCCTTGTCTCTTCAGTTACTG CATCCAATAgtaagaagaaaaacaaaaagaatgtGAAGGCAACAGCGGCTCCAatatcctcttcctctctgtctgtggAGAGTggcttcctctgcctctcctaCCAAGAAATTATGGTGGCCGGTCTCGCCATGCTCGAAACATCCCCAGACAAAA ACAACCCTGTGTCAGTGCTCCTGGTGGGACTTGGTGGGGGAGCGCTGGCCCAGTTTCTACGGGACTTTGTGCCCAACGTTACTGTTGAGGCGGTGGAACTGGACCCAACTGTGCTGGAGGTTGCTACGGAGTGGTTCGGATTCCGACCTGACGACCGTTTGACTGTCACTATCGGGGATGGCCTTGAACGCATCAGTGCCCTTGAGAAAGAAG GTGGACGTTTGTTTGACGTGATAATGTTCGATGTTGACAATAAAGACAGCACAGTGGGAATGAGcggtcctcctcctgcctttGTGGAAACCACATTCCTGCAGAAAGTCTATAACCTTCTAACTTCCAGAG GAATATTCATACTCAACCTCGTTTGCCGCAATGTGGCCTTGCGGGAAGGCGTGCTGGAGCGTGTCAATGCGTTGTTTCCAACCATACTCTTGAAAAAGATTGACGAAGACGTCAATGAAGTCCTCCTTTGCTCTCGCAAGGAGAAGAAGTCCCCGGAGGCCATCTGCAACCCTCCATCGTTGAACCAAGCAGCCAGAAGTCTGCAGAACAAGCTGCGCTTCGACGGGAGTGGAACTAGCAGCCCGCATATAGACATTGTGGAGTCGTTAAAAGACCTTAAATTATTGTAA
- the itpa gene encoding inosine triphosphate pyrophosphatase produces MAVPAGRSVVFVTGNAKKLEEVIQILGDRFPYKLVSKKIDLPEYQGEPDEISIQKCREAAKEIDGPVIVEDTCLCFTALGGLPGPYIKWFLDKLKPEGLYKLLTGFEDKSAWALCTFAFSAGKDEPVQLFRGKTEGRIVEPRGPRDFGWDPCFQPDGYDKTYAELPKEVKNSISHRFRALAAMSEYFSQNNDTSPESKKKKQDD; encoded by the exons ATGGCTGTGCCAGCAGGAAGATCGGTGGTTTTCGTAactggaaatgcaaaaaaactTGAAGAG GTCATTCAGATCCTGGGAGACAGATTTCCCTACAAACTTGTCTCAAAAAAGATTGATT TGCCTGAATACCAAGGAGAGCCTGATGAGATTTCCATACAGAAGTGTAGAGAGGCTGCTAAAGAG ATCGATGGACCAGTCATAGTGGAGGACACCTGTCTATGCTTCACAGCATTGGGAGGACTGCCTGGTCCTTATAT AAAATGGTTCCTGGATAAGCTCAAGCCAGAAG GTTTGTACAAACTCTTGACTGGATTTGAAGATAAATCAGCTTGGGCTCTTTGTACGTTTGCTTTTTCCGCTGGCAAAGATGAACCGGTGCAGCTCTTCAGAGGGAAAACGGAG GGACGAATTGTGGAACCCAGGGGGCCTCGTGACTTTGGGTGGGATCCTTGTTTCCAGCCAGATGGATACGACAAAAC atATGCTGAACTCCCAAAGGAAGTGAAGAATTCTATTTCGCACCGGTTCCGGGCTCTGGCTGCAATGTCTGAATACTTCTCCCAAAACAATGATACCTCACCAGagagcaagaagaagaagcaggacgATTGA
- the rangrf gene encoding ran guanine nucleotide release factor: protein MEGAGGSAAQTRPLFGGALSAAIPSSATDISDLREIPDNQEVFAHPHTDQSLIVELVEYQGQVEDQDAAKYHFEDIASSNKALAAGAFEVTNVVPLSKSEVSLSDCSTAWMLTGTQCVSKFNEEARNMVTLHLGLFRLPQFSTEILVTFNDPERINPESSSAASVETHREPWTVLDFQRLLQTLTLHNPGLFG, encoded by the coding sequence ATGGAGGGCGCTGGCGGCAGCGCGGCACAGACGCGCCCGCTGTTCGGTGGAGCGCTTTCGGCCGCGATTCCCTCCAGCGCCACGGACATCAGCGACCTGAGGGAGATCCCAGACAACCAAGAGGTGTTTGCCCACCCACACACCGACCAGAGCCTGATTGTGGAGCTGGTTGAGTACCAGGGACAGGTGGAAGACCAGGATGCTGCCAAATATCACTTTGAAGATATAGCAAGTAGCAATAAAGCTTTAGCGGCGGGTGCGTTCGAGGTAACAAATGTGGTACCCTTGTCCAAGTCTGAGGTGTCCCTGTCTGACTGCAGCACGGCCTGGATGCTGACTGGGACGCAGTGTGTTTCTAAATTTAATGAAGAGGCAAGGAACATGGTGACCCTTCACCTCGGCCTGTTCCGCTTGCCCCAGTTCTCCACAGAGATCTTGGTGACGTTCAATGACCCAGAGAGGATCAATCCCGAGAGCAGCAGCGCTGCTTCAGTGGAGACGCACAGAGAGCCGTGGACAGTGCTGGACTTCCAGCGTTTGCTGCAGACCCTGACTCTTCACAACCCGGGGTTGTTTGGGTAG
- the myoc gene encoding myocilin isoform X1 yields the protein MFLLPLMCICGLLLRGAAQERAAMWRGNDRGGRCLYTFTVPSPVEASCPQTAGPEVEGLKARLAVLEAMVSQLVGGGERNPQRAGATSQPELQEALKRAVGERNLLQGEKRRLEQEMERVQRLMEEMRRETERLKDRQCPPQTPAVPPAPSLQGSGLLRPAGGFMSHLMTRPNRQGDSSSLIDSPWQHGSPGFQELKAEVTEVPAPDSSPDATGCGELVSVGEPVVHRKADNIEGKYGVWMQDPEAVAPYAPGMIWRIDAIGTDVRKLFGYEGMDQLSRGFPSKVLLLPEQVESTGATVYQGSLYYQKRLSRTIIRYDLASESVAARRDLPHAGFHGQFPYSWGGYTDIDLAVDEQGLWAVYSTNKAKGAIVISQLDPQSLEVKKSWETNIRKNSVANSFIICGRLYTVASYTATDTIINYVYDTEAGQGKVVSIPFKNKYRYNSMIDYNLAQRKLFAWDNYHMVSYDIRLGRKKAN from the exons ATGTTTCTGCTCCCCCTGATGTGCATCTGCGGCCTCCTGCTGCGAGGAGCCGCGCAGGAGCGAGCGGCGATGTGGAGGGGAAACGACAGAGGTGGACGCTGCCTTTACACCTTCACTGTGCCCAGCCCTGTAGAGGCCAGCTGCCCGCAGACCGCAGGCCCCGAGGTGGAGGGGCTGAAGGCCAGGCTCGCCGTTCTGGAGGCCATGGTGTCCCAGCTGGTCGGTGGGGGCGAGAGGAACCCCCAAAGAGCCGGGGCCACATCTCAGCCTGAGCTCCAGGAGGCTCTGAAACGGGCGGTGGGGGAGAGGAACCTTCTGCAGGGGGAGAAGAGGCGGCTGGAGCAAGAAATGGAGAGAGTCCAGCgcctgatggaggagatgaggagggagacggagaggctGAAGGACAGACAGTGTCCTCCACAGACCCCCGCGGTGCCACCGGCCCCCTCTCTGCAGGGCAGCGGTCTGTTGAGACCTGCTGGGG gtttCATGTCTCATCTGATGACCAGGCCcaacaggcagggagacagcagcagtttgataG ACTCGCCGTGGCAGCACGGATCTCCGGGCTTCCAGGAGCTGAAGGCGGAGGTGACGGAGGTTCCTGCCCCTGACAGCTCTCCAGACGCCACAG GCTGTGGGGAGCTGGTTTCAGTGGGTGAGCCGGTCGTGCACCGGAAGGCCGACAATATAGAAGGCAAATATGGCGTTTGGATGCAGGACCCTGAGGCCGTGGCCCCGTACGCCCCTGGCATGATCTGGAGGATCGACGCCATCGGCACCGATGTGAGGAAGCTGTTTGGGTACGAAGGCATGGACCAGCTCTCCAGAGGTTTTCCATCCAAG gtgctgctgttgcccGAGCAGGTGGAGAGCACCGGCGCCACCGTGTACCAAGGATCTCTCTACTACCAAAAACGGCTGAGCCGTACCATCATCCGCTACGACCTGGCCTCTGAAAGCGTGGCGGCCCGCCGTGACCTACCCCACGCCGGCTTCCACGGCCAGTTCCCCTACTCCTGGGGGGGCTACACCGACATCGACCTGGCCGTGGACGAGCAGGGCCTGTGGGCCGTGTACTCCACCAACAAGGCCAAAGGAGCCATCGTGATCTCCCAGCTGGACCCTCAGAGTCTGGAAGTGAAGAAGAGCTGGGAGACCAATATCAGGAAGAACTCGGTGGCCAACTCCTTCATCATCTGCGGCCGCCTCTACACGGTGGCCAGCTACACGGCGACCGACACCATCATCAACTACGTCTATGACACCGAAGCTGGCCAGGGGAAGGTGGTGAGCATCCCCTTCAAGAACAAATACCGCTACAACAGCATGATCGACTACAACCTGGCCCAGAGGAAGCTGTTCGCCTGGGACAATTACCACATGGTGTCCTACGACATCAGGCTGGGGCGCAAGAAGGCCAACTAA
- the myoc gene encoding myocilin isoform X2, with the protein MFLLPLMCICGLLLRGAAQERAAMWRGNDRGGRCLYTFTVPSPVEASCPQTAGPEVEGLKARLAVLEAMVSQLVGGGERNPQRAGATSQPELQEALKRAVGERNLLQGEKRRLEQEMERVQRLMEEMRRETERLKDRQCPPQTPAVPPAPSLQGSGLLRPAGDSPWQHGSPGFQELKAEVTEVPAPDSSPDATGCGELVSVGEPVVHRKADNIEGKYGVWMQDPEAVAPYAPGMIWRIDAIGTDVRKLFGYEGMDQLSRGFPSKVLLLPEQVESTGATVYQGSLYYQKRLSRTIIRYDLASESVAARRDLPHAGFHGQFPYSWGGYTDIDLAVDEQGLWAVYSTNKAKGAIVISQLDPQSLEVKKSWETNIRKNSVANSFIICGRLYTVASYTATDTIINYVYDTEAGQGKVVSIPFKNKYRYNSMIDYNLAQRKLFAWDNYHMVSYDIRLGRKKAN; encoded by the exons ATGTTTCTGCTCCCCCTGATGTGCATCTGCGGCCTCCTGCTGCGAGGAGCCGCGCAGGAGCGAGCGGCGATGTGGAGGGGAAACGACAGAGGTGGACGCTGCCTTTACACCTTCACTGTGCCCAGCCCTGTAGAGGCCAGCTGCCCGCAGACCGCAGGCCCCGAGGTGGAGGGGCTGAAGGCCAGGCTCGCCGTTCTGGAGGCCATGGTGTCCCAGCTGGTCGGTGGGGGCGAGAGGAACCCCCAAAGAGCCGGGGCCACATCTCAGCCTGAGCTCCAGGAGGCTCTGAAACGGGCGGTGGGGGAGAGGAACCTTCTGCAGGGGGAGAAGAGGCGGCTGGAGCAAGAAATGGAGAGAGTCCAGCgcctgatggaggagatgaggagggagacggagaggctGAAGGACAGACAGTGTCCTCCACAGACCCCCGCGGTGCCACCGGCCCCCTCTCTGCAGGGCAGCGGTCTGTTGAGACCTGCTGGGG ACTCGCCGTGGCAGCACGGATCTCCGGGCTTCCAGGAGCTGAAGGCGGAGGTGACGGAGGTTCCTGCCCCTGACAGCTCTCCAGACGCCACAG GCTGTGGGGAGCTGGTTTCAGTGGGTGAGCCGGTCGTGCACCGGAAGGCCGACAATATAGAAGGCAAATATGGCGTTTGGATGCAGGACCCTGAGGCCGTGGCCCCGTACGCCCCTGGCATGATCTGGAGGATCGACGCCATCGGCACCGATGTGAGGAAGCTGTTTGGGTACGAAGGCATGGACCAGCTCTCCAGAGGTTTTCCATCCAAG gtgctgctgttgcccGAGCAGGTGGAGAGCACCGGCGCCACCGTGTACCAAGGATCTCTCTACTACCAAAAACGGCTGAGCCGTACCATCATCCGCTACGACCTGGCCTCTGAAAGCGTGGCGGCCCGCCGTGACCTACCCCACGCCGGCTTCCACGGCCAGTTCCCCTACTCCTGGGGGGGCTACACCGACATCGACCTGGCCGTGGACGAGCAGGGCCTGTGGGCCGTGTACTCCACCAACAAGGCCAAAGGAGCCATCGTGATCTCCCAGCTGGACCCTCAGAGTCTGGAAGTGAAGAAGAGCTGGGAGACCAATATCAGGAAGAACTCGGTGGCCAACTCCTTCATCATCTGCGGCCGCCTCTACACGGTGGCCAGCTACACGGCGACCGACACCATCATCAACTACGTCTATGACACCGAAGCTGGCCAGGGGAAGGTGGTGAGCATCCCCTTCAAGAACAAATACCGCTACAACAGCATGATCGACTACAACCTGGCCCAGAGGAAGCTGTTCGCCTGGGACAATTACCACATGGTGTCCTACGACATCAGGCTGGGGCGCAAGAAGGCCAACTAA
- the vamp4 gene encoding vesicle-associated membrane protein 4 isoform X2 — protein MPPKFKRHLNDDEVTGSIRSERRNLLEEDSDEEEDFFLRGPTGPRFGPQNDRMKQVQSQVDEVIDVMQENISKVIERGERLDDLQDKSESLSDNASAFSSRAKQLHRRMWWRDMKMKLIIALVVFALLLIIIIPVILRYR, from the exons ATGCCCCCCAAGTTTAAGCGGCACCTCAATGATGACGAGGTCACGGGATCGATtcggagtgagagg aggaacctgctggaggaagactcagatgaggaagaagactTCTTTCT GCGAGGACCCACGGGGCCCAGATTTGGACCTCAGAATGACAGGATGAAGCA GGTGCAGTCGCAGGTGGATGAGGTCATCGACGTGATGCAGGAGAATATTTCCAAGGTGATAGAGAGAGGCGAGCGCCTCGATGACCTCCAGGATAAGTCGG AGAGCCTGTCGGACAACGCGTCGGCCTTCAGTAGCCGAGCCAAACAGCTGCACAGGAGGATGTGGTGGAGGGACATGAAG ATGAAGCTGATTATCGCCCTGGTCGTGTTCGCCCTCCTGCTCATCATCATAA TTCCCGTGATCCTCCGATATCGCTAA
- the vamp4 gene encoding vesicle-associated membrane protein 4 isoform X1: MREPDHEEQPDDNMPPKFKRHLNDDEVTGSIRSERRNLLEEDSDEEEDFFLRGPTGPRFGPQNDRMKQVQSQVDEVIDVMQENISKVIERGERLDDLQDKSESLSDNASAFSSRAKQLHRRMWWRDMKMKLIIALVVFALLLIIIIPVILRYR, encoded by the exons ATg AGGGAGCCAGATCACGAGGAGCAGCCTGACGACAACATGCCCCCCAAGTTTAAGCGGCACCTCAATGATGACGAGGTCACGGGATCGATtcggagtgagagg aggaacctgctggaggaagactcagatgaggaagaagactTCTTTCT GCGAGGACCCACGGGGCCCAGATTTGGACCTCAGAATGACAGGATGAAGCA GGTGCAGTCGCAGGTGGATGAGGTCATCGACGTGATGCAGGAGAATATTTCCAAGGTGATAGAGAGAGGCGAGCGCCTCGATGACCTCCAGGATAAGTCGG AGAGCCTGTCGGACAACGCGTCGGCCTTCAGTAGCCGAGCCAAACAGCTGCACAGGAGGATGTGGTGGAGGGACATGAAG ATGAAGCTGATTATCGCCCTGGTCGTGTTCGCCCTCCTGCTCATCATCATAA TTCCCGTGATCCTCCGATATCGCTAA